One genomic segment of Occultella kanbiaonis includes these proteins:
- a CDS encoding IclR family transcriptional regulator translates to MLPAQPNQSLIDGLACLHALAVSPTAVGSRELARMLDLEPTRTNRLLKTLAHLGLAEQDEKRKYRVGPAIHVLGVESLHTSGFIDRAVEVLKGLDDKRLTVAMGVLWQDLICYLYHQYPSNTDGGTIRHRPVPASTSGLGLVLMAQKSDDELRAQYAATRSGVHLEGRDGLLERVARVRRQGYALFDAGDGKRTVAIALEGGHRVAVGVSGSFPDDDVPGLVGELRSAAAQLAQAS, encoded by the coding sequence ATGCTTCCGGCCCAACCGAACCAGTCGCTGATCGACGGGCTCGCCTGCCTTCACGCGCTGGCCGTCAGTCCGACCGCGGTGGGTTCGCGGGAGCTCGCGCGGATGCTCGATCTCGAGCCCACGCGGACAAACCGGCTCCTGAAGACCCTCGCGCACCTCGGGCTGGCGGAACAGGACGAGAAGCGCAAGTACCGCGTCGGTCCCGCCATCCACGTGCTGGGAGTCGAGAGCCTGCACACGTCGGGCTTCATCGATCGTGCCGTCGAGGTCCTGAAGGGCCTCGACGACAAGCGCCTCACGGTCGCGATGGGCGTGCTCTGGCAGGACCTCATCTGCTACCTGTATCACCAGTACCCCTCGAACACCGATGGCGGGACGATCCGGCACCGGCCCGTTCCGGCGTCGACCTCCGGACTCGGGCTCGTGCTGATGGCGCAGAAGAGCGATGACGAGCTACGAGCGCAGTACGCCGCCACCCGCAGCGGTGTGCACCTCGAGGGCCGCGACGGTCTGCTTGAGCGGGTTGCCAGGGTCCGTCGCCAGGGATACGCACTCTTCGACGCCGGTGATGGCAAGCGCACGGTCGCGATCGCTCTCGAGGGCGGTCATCGGGTGGCCGTCGGCGTCTCGGGTTCATTCCCGGACGACGACGTGCCCGGGTTGGTCGGCGAACTCAGGTCCGCAGCAGCCCAGCTCGCGCAGGCGAGCTGA
- a CDS encoding beta-N-acetylhexosaminidase gives MQITVHTDDVDPMHQAVADVLGEFPDRLGDDGFEISLSRGTDSGLRITARDRGADVEYGTITQGLRGLGAVMGELLVAGSVSERSERTPFETITVMLDVSRNAVLTVDAVIGLIRRVALMGATSVMLYTEDIYEIPGEPYFGHARGRYAASELTAIDDAAARVGIELIPCIQTLGHLANVLQWPVYGPVRDNAQVLLVDEPKSYELVRAMLEAASAPVRSRRIHVGMDETYGIGSGAHRSRYGSEEPIELVNRHLRRVADLCDELGLRPMIWSDMYLKFASVRHDMHDLGVAFPGKDVAPIPSNVTLVHWDYLSLDEDHYVRQLERHQAAGHEPVFAAGVSCWSRLWSQNTSSIAALTPGVRAARRVGLAEVMVTTWGNDSSQADLYSTLPAIQHFCDEAYAGAENAAFSATNFRGSCDGTLLTWLRADELDRALSDADAGPDHPELFGNPGAWLLWSDPLLDLMPLPAEPLAPRFRQLADDLTAAAASGTAADQIVSAVIDAARVLEHKVELHQRLRPAYRAGDVETVRDLLDHVIPAVADGVRSLRRSAHARWVAHNKVFGWEVLDLRYGGLLARLDTLHETLTVWLADPTRRIEQLDVDQLPMFRPGAGGQIMRHDMVASPSPVN, from the coding sequence ATGCAGATCACCGTTCATACCGACGACGTAGACCCGATGCACCAAGCGGTTGCTGATGTGCTCGGCGAGTTCCCCGACCGACTCGGCGATGACGGGTTCGAGATCTCGCTAAGTCGGGGTACTGACAGCGGCTTGCGGATCACTGCGCGCGACCGCGGTGCCGACGTGGAGTACGGCACCATCACGCAAGGCTTGCGAGGCCTCGGCGCCGTCATGGGTGAACTGCTCGTGGCCGGCTCGGTGAGCGAGCGATCCGAGCGGACCCCCTTCGAGACGATCACCGTGATGCTCGACGTCTCGCGCAACGCGGTGCTGACCGTCGACGCCGTGATCGGCCTCATCCGCCGGGTCGCCCTGATGGGCGCAACGAGCGTAATGCTCTACACCGAGGACATTTACGAGATCCCGGGTGAGCCGTACTTCGGGCACGCGCGCGGGCGGTATGCGGCCAGCGAGCTCACCGCGATCGACGACGCGGCCGCCCGCGTCGGCATCGAGCTCATCCCGTGCATCCAGACCCTCGGCCATCTCGCGAACGTGCTCCAATGGCCCGTGTACGGTCCGGTCCGGGACAACGCACAGGTGCTGCTCGTCGACGAGCCGAAGAGCTACGAACTCGTCCGGGCGATGCTCGAGGCCGCCAGTGCGCCGGTGCGGTCCCGCCGGATCCACGTCGGCATGGACGAGACCTACGGGATCGGCAGCGGAGCGCACAGGTCCCGGTACGGCTCCGAGGAGCCGATCGAGCTGGTCAATCGGCACCTCCGGCGGGTGGCGGACCTGTGCGACGAGCTCGGCCTGCGGCCGATGATCTGGAGCGACATGTATCTGAAGTTCGCCTCCGTCCGTCACGACATGCACGACCTCGGCGTCGCGTTCCCGGGCAAGGACGTCGCGCCGATCCCGAGCAATGTCACACTCGTCCACTGGGACTATCTGAGCCTGGACGAGGATCATTACGTCCGGCAGCTCGAACGGCACCAGGCGGCCGGCCACGAGCCCGTGTTCGCGGCAGGTGTCTCGTGCTGGTCGCGGCTCTGGTCGCAGAACACCTCCTCGATCGCGGCGCTCACGCCGGGCGTGCGAGCAGCCCGCAGGGTCGGGCTCGCCGAGGTGATGGTGACGACATGGGGGAACGACAGTTCACAGGCCGACCTCTACTCGACCCTGCCCGCCATCCAGCACTTCTGCGATGAGGCCTACGCCGGCGCCGAGAACGCAGCCTTCTCAGCGACGAACTTCCGAGGGTCCTGCGACGGCACGCTACTGACCTGGCTGCGCGCGGACGAGCTCGACCGGGCCTTGTCGGATGCCGACGCCGGCCCCGATCACCCCGAGTTGTTCGGGAACCCCGGCGCCTGGTTGCTGTGGTCCGACCCACTGCTCGACCTGATGCCCCTGCCCGCCGAGCCGTTGGCGCCCAGGTTCCGCCAGCTCGCAGACGACCTGACCGCCGCCGCGGCGAGCGGGACTGCCGCCGACCAGATCGTCTCGGCCGTGATCGATGCCGCTCGCGTGCTCGAGCACAAGGTGGAGCTGCACCAGCGTCTGCGCCCGGCGTACCGCGCGGGCGACGTGGAGACGGTGCGCGACCTCCTCGACCATGTGATCCCCGCCGTCGCCGACGGCGTCCGGTCCTTGCGGCGCTCAGCGCACGCCCGATGGGTCGCCCACAACAAGGTCTTCGGCTGGGAGGTTCTCGACCTGCGCTACGGGGGTCTGCTCGCACGGCTCGATACTCTGCACGAGACATTGACCGTGTGGCTGGCTGACCCGACTCGACGCATCGAGCAGCTCGATGTCGACCAACTTCCCATGTTCCGGCCGGGCGCGGGCGGTCAGATCATGCGCCACGACATGGTTGCCAGCCCGAGCCCGGTGAACTGA
- a CDS encoding ROK family protein, with the protein MVTRTSPSSAAGRSTGGDQSLLRRINLGAALARFRAGPATVAQIGDTVGVSRTSAQQIVNQLLELRWIAPEKPAASATPQIGPAPRRHRFRAEAGYVAGVDLGRHRVRAVVADLGGEPLSTSTVEIAPDADSVERLQAARTVLEDCCRQARIRYSQVWVVAAGARGVIHAGTVVAAGGMPGWTGIDLETELRDRLERHVVVGNDCNIATVGEHWRGAGQDAASLVNVAVGQSIGAGIMIDGRLLTGFGGFAGELHHLPFLRWRGAAARLKADPGEEVDIKSVFDDARDGSETARKRVEDYTRALAEGVAVLVATIDPELVVIGGGLSASGDTLLEPLRRHLEPLTARMPRLEVSPLGPDAVTLGAVRIALNHVDTLIDAAADRLDEFPKPLRRVIAKG; encoded by the coding sequence GTGGTCACTCGAACATCTCCGAGCAGCGCCGCCGGCCGATCCACCGGCGGCGACCAGTCGTTGCTGCGCCGGATCAACCTGGGCGCGGCACTGGCCCGGTTCCGGGCCGGGCCTGCGACGGTCGCGCAGATCGGCGACACCGTCGGGGTGTCCCGCACCTCGGCCCAGCAGATCGTCAACCAGCTCCTCGAACTGCGCTGGATCGCACCGGAGAAGCCGGCCGCGTCGGCGACCCCGCAGATCGGCCCGGCCCCGCGCCGGCACCGGTTCCGCGCCGAGGCCGGATACGTCGCCGGCGTCGACCTGGGGCGCCACCGGGTCCGCGCCGTCGTGGCCGACCTCGGCGGCGAGCCGCTGTCGACGTCGACGGTCGAGATCGCTCCCGACGCGGACTCGGTGGAGCGGCTACAGGCGGCCCGGACCGTGCTGGAGGACTGCTGCCGGCAGGCGCGGATCCGCTACAGCCAGGTCTGGGTGGTCGCCGCCGGCGCCCGCGGGGTGATCCATGCCGGCACGGTCGTGGCCGCCGGCGGCATGCCCGGCTGGACCGGCATCGATCTCGAGACCGAGCTGCGCGACCGCCTCGAGCGGCACGTGGTGGTCGGCAACGACTGCAACATCGCAACCGTCGGTGAGCACTGGCGCGGCGCCGGGCAGGACGCGGCCAGCCTCGTCAACGTCGCCGTGGGACAGTCGATCGGCGCCGGCATCATGATCGACGGCCGGCTCCTCACCGGCTTCGGCGGCTTCGCCGGCGAGCTCCACCACCTACCGTTCCTACGGTGGCGTGGCGCGGCCGCGCGGCTGAAGGCGGACCCGGGCGAGGAGGTCGACATCAAGTCGGTGTTCGACGACGCCCGCGACGGCTCGGAGACCGCCCGGAAGCGCGTGGAGGACTACACCCGGGCGCTGGCCGAGGGGGTGGCTGTCCTGGTCGCGACCATCGACCCCGAGCTGGTCGTCATCGGCGGCGGACTCTCCGCAAGCGGCGACACCCTGCTCGAGCCACTGCGCCGCCATCTCGAGCCACTCACCGCGCGGATGCCACGCCTGGAGGTGTCCCCGCTGGGCCCGGACGCCGTGACCCTCGGCGCGGTGCGGATCGCGCTCAACCACGTCGACACGCTGATCGATGCCGCCGCCGATCGGCTCGACGAGTTCCCCAAGCCGCTGCGCCGCGTCATCGCTAAGGGCTGA
- a CDS encoding ABC transporter substrate-binding protein, producing the protein MSHVRHAQMSRRSVLTAGLGAAAGLGLAACGSSEDPSGGGSSSGGGATVELTLALIPDPPGASEFYRAQMDAFEAANPGIRINIIENPGDQQLSAVELMFQQGNAPDIYRAQAAGFDRMYSRGWARSLEEFVTDDFRSRFPEGSLEPASSGLHRNGELYSIPLVWGKWSAMDLFVYNRSLLAASGFDAAPTTWGELEEIARAVTADGGGQVFGMAPEQASGIVRMSRQGVPYSIPGDGINLMTGEPDTANPTMIEAVELMRRMNAEGSLITGWESWDSSRSYTEFAAGSFAMYTAQSWHIAEIRNLNPDIEMGIVAVPVPDSGRASYTPITQQFDPLWSMSSETEHPEEAWLVLDFLASADFYRAYYEEFGTLTAMQSVWEDEIQANPDLSEVFGVAESTMQVVPNPKLASEGGATILNARAERPELRFTDSALESMIKNEDFAPKAAALDEQLRTFLDEIFATGDASVEDISFPDWDPLQPYDAAN; encoded by the coding sequence ATGTCCCACGTTCGTCATGCCCAGATGTCCCGCCGCAGCGTGCTGACCGCGGGGCTCGGCGCCGCGGCCGGCCTCGGCCTCGCCGCCTGTGGATCGTCCGAGGACCCGAGCGGCGGTGGCAGTAGCAGCGGTGGTGGCGCCACCGTCGAACTGACCCTCGCCCTCATCCCGGACCCGCCGGGCGCCAGCGAGTTCTATCGGGCGCAGATGGACGCCTTCGAGGCCGCGAATCCCGGTATCAGGATCAACATCATCGAGAACCCGGGCGATCAGCAGCTCAGCGCCGTCGAGCTGATGTTCCAGCAGGGGAACGCCCCGGACATCTATCGCGCGCAGGCCGCCGGGTTCGACCGCATGTACTCACGCGGATGGGCGCGCTCGCTCGAGGAGTTCGTCACCGACGACTTCCGGTCGCGGTTCCCGGAGGGCTCCCTGGAGCCCGCGAGCTCGGGCCTGCACCGCAACGGCGAGCTCTACTCGATCCCGCTGGTGTGGGGTAAGTGGTCGGCGATGGACCTGTTCGTCTACAACCGGTCGTTGCTGGCCGCGAGTGGCTTCGATGCGGCGCCCACCACCTGGGGTGAGCTTGAGGAGATCGCCCGTGCGGTCACGGCCGACGGCGGCGGCCAAGTCTTCGGGATGGCGCCCGAGCAGGCCTCCGGCATCGTGCGCATGTCGCGCCAAGGCGTCCCTTACTCGATCCCCGGCGACGGCATCAACCTGATGACCGGCGAGCCGGACACCGCGAACCCGACGATGATCGAGGCCGTCGAACTGATGCGTCGCATGAACGCCGAAGGATCGTTGATCACCGGCTGGGAGAGCTGGGACAGTTCGCGCTCCTACACCGAGTTCGCCGCCGGCAGCTTCGCCATGTACACGGCCCAGTCGTGGCACATCGCCGAGATCCGCAACCTGAACCCCGACATCGAGATGGGCATCGTCGCTGTTCCGGTCCCGGACTCGGGACGCGCCTCCTACACGCCGATCACCCAGCAGTTCGACCCGCTGTGGTCGATGTCGTCGGAGACCGAGCATCCCGAGGAGGCCTGGCTGGTCCTGGACTTCCTCGCGTCCGCGGACTTCTACCGTGCCTACTACGAGGAGTTCGGGACCCTCACCGCCATGCAGAGCGTCTGGGAGGACGAGATCCAGGCCAACCCGGACCTGTCCGAGGTGTTCGGGGTCGCGGAGTCCACGATGCAGGTCGTCCCGAACCCGAAGCTCGCCAGCGAGGGTGGCGCCACCATCCTCAATGCCCGGGCCGAGCGACCCGAACTCCGCTTCACCGACTCGGCGCTGGAGTCGATGATCAAGAACGAGGACTTCGCGCCCAAGGCGGCCGCGCTCGACGAACAGCTGCGTACCTTCCTCGACGAGATCTTCGCCACCGGGGACGCGTCGGTCGAGGACATCAGTTTCCCCGACTGGGATCCGCTGCAGCCGTACGACGCAGCGAACTGA
- a CDS encoding carbohydrate ABC transporter permease codes for MTARTRRTAAKRREHLWCYVLLLPLLVAFGGFTLWPIVASWWYSLFDWDGVGNPTEWVGLANFVEVLTAPDFWRAFWHTFLFSLVAILIELPLALAFAILLNNARLRGRNLYRLALFVPVVTTTAVVGIVFVALLDPVRGAVNEILLAVGLVDAPINFLGSTTTALPTLMGIDLWKGFGISLIYWLAALQTVPKDLIEAAQLDGARRASIVRHIMVPVMAPIAIVIMLLLFQRSLGTFDLVQAMTAGGPVYSTDVVPTYIYRYAFSPEMQAPRYGFACAAGVVFGLLTLVLTLLQAPALRYRKRVAV; via the coding sequence ATGACCGCACGGACTCGGCGAACGGCGGCCAAGCGGCGGGAGCACCTCTGGTGCTACGTGCTGCTGCTGCCGCTGCTGGTGGCGTTCGGAGGGTTCACCCTGTGGCCCATCGTCGCCAGCTGGTGGTACTCGCTCTTCGACTGGGACGGCGTCGGCAATCCCACCGAGTGGGTCGGGTTGGCCAACTTCGTCGAAGTGCTGACCGCCCCGGACTTCTGGCGTGCCTTCTGGCACACGTTCCTGTTCTCGCTGGTCGCGATCCTGATCGAGCTCCCGCTTGCGCTCGCGTTCGCGATCCTGCTGAACAATGCCAGGCTCCGTGGCCGGAACCTTTACCGCCTCGCCCTGTTCGTGCCGGTCGTCACGACGACGGCGGTGGTCGGCATCGTCTTTGTCGCCCTCCTCGACCCGGTGCGGGGGGCCGTCAACGAGATCCTGCTCGCGGTCGGGCTCGTCGACGCCCCGATCAACTTCCTCGGATCGACGACGACGGCGCTGCCCACCCTGATGGGGATCGACCTCTGGAAGGGGTTCGGCATCTCGCTGATCTACTGGCTCGCGGCTCTGCAAACGGTGCCGAAGGACCTGATCGAGGCCGCACAGCTCGACGGCGCACGCCGGGCGAGCATCGTCCGCCACATCATGGTGCCGGTGATGGCGCCGATCGCGATCGTCATCATGTTGCTGCTGTTCCAGCGCAGCCTCGGCACCTTCGACCTCGTGCAGGCGATGACCGCCGGCGGGCCGGTCTATTCGACCGACGTCGTGCCGACCTACATCTACCGCTATGCGTTCTCACCCGAGATGCAGGCCCCACGGTACGGGTTCGCCTGCGCGGCCGGCGTGGTGTTCGGTCTGCTCACGCTGGTCCTCACCCTGCTTCAGGCGCCGGCGCTGCGATACCGAAAGCGAGTCGCCGTATGA
- a CDS encoding carbohydrate ABC transporter permease, with amino-acid sequence MSTTVTSGTSAAPADPTRTPDGLPKLYHGRKSGWRWRPQLSHLFLVPFCLVWVYPFIWMFSAAFKSQREMLLGGLSLIPEEPTLDNFSRAWTTAKFGEYTVNTIIFTVLVVAIVLLVTSLAGYALSRPGLPFKKLIIGILVATMFIPHGYTIIPVFLLVNELGLGNSLLGAALAQAAPVHVVPVLLFMGFFGGMPSELEDAAKVDGAGFFRTFLSIMLPLAKPVIGTVALMNFISAWSAFFVPLVFTLGNPGLRTLGVGMYNFFGQESTDFAGLAAGATISVLPTIVVFLLLQKTFIEGIAGAVKS; translated from the coding sequence ATGAGCACCACGGTCACGTCGGGCACCTCGGCCGCACCGGCGGATCCGACCCGCACCCCGGACGGGCTGCCGAAGCTGTACCACGGCAGGAAGTCCGGGTGGCGCTGGCGTCCGCAACTGTCGCACCTGTTCCTCGTCCCGTTCTGTCTGGTCTGGGTCTACCCCTTCATCTGGATGTTCTCGGCGGCCTTCAAGTCGCAGCGCGAGATGCTGCTCGGCGGACTGAGCCTCATTCCGGAGGAGCCCACCCTCGACAACTTCTCGCGGGCCTGGACGACCGCGAAGTTCGGTGAGTACACCGTCAACACGATCATCTTCACGGTGCTTGTCGTGGCCATCGTGCTCCTGGTGACATCGTTGGCCGGATACGCCCTGTCCCGCCCCGGGCTACCGTTCAAGAAACTGATCATCGGCATCCTGGTCGCGACCATGTTCATCCCGCACGGCTACACGATCATCCCCGTGTTCCTGCTCGTGAACGAGCTGGGACTGGGCAATAGTCTGCTGGGTGCCGCGCTGGCGCAGGCGGCGCCGGTCCATGTGGTCCCGGTGCTGCTGTTCATGGGCTTCTTCGGGGGCATGCCCTCGGAGCTGGAGGATGCGGCCAAGGTCGACGGTGCCGGGTTCTTCCGGACCTTCCTCTCGATCATGCTGCCGCTGGCCAAGCCGGTGATCGGGACGGTCGCGCTCATGAACTTCATCAGTGCGTGGAGCGCATTCTTCGTGCCGCTCGTGTTCACCCTCGGCAATCCGGGTCTGCGCACGCTCGGGGTCGGCATGTACAACTTCTTCGGCCAGGAGTCGACCGACTTCGCCGGTCTCGCCGCTGGCGCGACGATCAGCGTCCTGCCCACCATCGTCGTGTTTCTGCTCCTGCAGAAGACCTTCATCGAGGGCATTGCCGGTGCCGTCAAGAGCTGA